A window of the Lactuca sativa cultivar Salinas chromosome 7, Lsat_Salinas_v11, whole genome shotgun sequence genome harbors these coding sequences:
- the LOC128127323 gene encoding agamous-like MADS-box protein AGL62, with the protein MANIKRRRLRQKLGFKFNKSKKQSDRLLAFTKHRDVIFKSASDLCTVVGVDIVILITSLCGITYCFVHPNVESVQSQFLYQTLLPKSILEPYQKVHIEELNKEINEVRKSLKVEEKRAMILKEKKDARPKKVWEEPIPELSTIAIENVKRILGEMQVLAFNKINEQYLCEQAIHGIKESVPNHM; encoded by the coding sequence ATGGCAAACATTAAGAGAAGGAGACTTCGTCAAAAACTGGGGTTCAAGTTCAATAAGAGCAAGAAACAAAGTGATCGCTTGCTTGCATTCACAAAGCACCGTGACGTGATATTTAAGAGTGCGAGTGACCTTTGTACCGTTGTTGGCGTAGACATTGTAATACTCATAACTTCTTTGTGCGGTATTACTTATTGTTTTGTTCATCCTAATGTTGAGTCAGTTCAAAGCCAATTTTTATACCAAACCCTTTTGCCAAAAAGTATTTTGGAGCCATACCAGAAGGTTCATATTGAAGAACTTAACAAAGAAATTAATGAAGTGCGTAAAAGTTTGAAAGTTGAGGAAAAACGTGCAATGATATTGAAGGAAAAGAAGGATGCAAGGCCCAAGAAGGTGTGGGAAGAACCCATTCCAGAACTTAGTACAATTGCTATCGAAAATGTTAAGCGTATTCTTGGTGAAATGCAAGTATTAGCTTTTAATAAGATTAACGAACAATACTTGTGTGAGCAAGCTATTCATGGTATTAAGGAATCTGTAcccaatcatatgtga